In Pseudoalteromonas aliena SW19, the genomic window AGAGCGCCTTAAAAAAGTAGGGGCGTTTAGTGTTAAATCGTATAACCAACCACGCCGAGAGCAGCGCCAACAAGTTATTGAGGCAGGCCGAGAGCTTGAAATGATGGTCGTACCTGAAGGCGGCTCATTATTACAACATAATTTGAGTATGATTGTAGATGGACACACAGGTATTGAGCACTCAATCCCTGTAGAGCACATCTACGACGATATAAAGCAGTTATGGTCGCAAAGTGATGTTGGTTATACGCCAACTCTTGTAGTCGCTTATGGTGGCATTTGGGGTGAGAACTACTGGTACGATAAAACTGATGTGTGGAATCACCCGCGTTTAAGTAAATTTGTGCCTAAAAATCAATTATTACCACGCTCTATGCGCCGTATTAAAGCGCCCGATCATCACTATAATCACTTTAATAACGCACGCGTTGCTGCTGAGCTGCAAGACCTAGGTGTATTAGTTAACTTAGGTGCACACGGTCAGCGTGAAGGCTTAGGTGCGCATTGGGAGATGTGGATGTTTGCACAAGGTGGAATGACACCGCTTGAAGCAATACGCGCATCAACACTCGATCCGGCTAAGTATTTAGGGCTTGATAAAAACGTAGGCTCGCTTGAAGTGGGCAAACTGGCTGATTTAATGGTTATAGATGGCGATCCACTTAAAAATATTCGAGATTCGGATAAAGTGGATTACACCATGATCAATGGTCGATTATTCAATGCAGAGACAATGAATGAAGTGGGCAAAAAAGAACGCCAGCCGCTTTACTTCGAAAAGTTATAATTTATTCTAATCTTTTAAAAAGCGGCTACATAGCCGCTTTTTTTAGCTTTGAAAATAGCAGGCATAAAAAAAACCGCTTAACGCGGTTTCTTTTAAAAATCATAAACGTTGATTAAACAACGCCGCGCGGTAAGCGACAGTCATGATCTTTACGAGCTAAAATCACAATCCAAAGCTCTTCCGCTGTGTAACCTTCTTCATTTTCGGTAACAACAGTGAATGGGGCTTTTTTCTGTGCTTTTACAGGCGCAGCCGCTTTGGTTTTAGTTTTTTTAGCAGGCGCTTTTGGTGTTGTTTTACCAGAGCTTAATTCTTCAGTCAGCTCTACTAAATCAGCAAGGCGTAAATTTTTACCGCCATCGATGCTGTACCAGCCAGGTTTAGTTGTGATTTCAGGTTTTTTACCATTGGCAGCTTCGTACGCTGCTTCAAAGGCAGATAACACTTCTGTTTTGTCTAGTTTGCTCATCAGAGACCCTATACGTTGTGAACACAGATAAAGAAGACGTATTTATACCTATTTTGAATCAGTTTTTCAATTTTTTGCGATTTTCCTTTCATTTTTACGCCATAAACGCCAAAATTTGCACAAAATTCAGTGCTTAGTAAGGTAAGTTATATGCAACGTCGAGAATTTAACCAACTATTAAACGACATTTTGAAACCTCATACAATTAAAGATTTTTGCCCAAATGGTTTGCAAGTTGAGGGTAAAAACGAGATAAAAAAAATTGTAACCGGTGTAACGGCAAGCCAAGCATTAATTGATGCAGCAATAGCTCAAAAAGCGGATGCTATTTTGGTCCATCACGGTTATTTCTGGAAAGGAGAGTCTCAACCAATTACGGGTATAAAAAAACGCCGTATAGGCGCATTATTAGCAAACGATATTAATTTATTCGCTTATCATCTGCCACTTGATGTTCACCCTGAAATAGGTAATAACGCGCAACTTGCAAAGTTACTCGATATTGAAATAGAAGCTGGTCTTGAACCTATTGTAAATAGCGTGGCGATGAAAGGGCATTTAAAAACGCCGCTGTCAGGTGAAGAATTTGCAAAAAAAATCGCAAAAGTACTGAATCGCACACCGCTTACCAGTTTAGTACGCGCTGCTAAGATTGAATCAATAGCGCTGTGCACCGGTGGTGGACAAGGGTATATTGATTTAGCTGCAGATCAAGGCATTGATGCGTATTTAACGGGTGAGGCATCTGAGCAAACAATACACAGTTCGCGTGAACAAAACATTGATTTTTTTGCAGCAGGGCATCATGCAACAGAGCGCTATGGTGTAAAAGCTTTGGGTGAGTTATTAGCGCAAGAGCATGGTTTTGATGTGACATTTATAGATATAGATAATCCTGTTTAGTATCAGCTTTGTAGTAGGAATTAAAGCGCCTCTGGATTTATCCAGCGGCGTATATCTATCCAAATACTTCCTATTGCTTCGTGGCTATATTGTGTGACAACGAGTAAAGCTTGGGCATTAGGAATAAACTGTTTGCTCCACGGCAGTGCAGCAAAATTATGATAATCAGTGGCTGCGGTTATGACTTCAATACCTTGGGCATTAAATAAGTCTTTTGCACGTGGCATGTGCAGTACTGATGTTACTAGTGCAACTTTAAAGTCGACTAATTTTGATGCCAGTAACTTAGCTTCTTCACCAGTATCCATTGCTTTTGGATTTTGGAATATACGGCTTTTATTAATTCCTAAACTCAACGCTGTTTGATACATAAGCCCGCTATTAGTAGTATTTTGATAACCCCCGCCTGAAACTATAAGCTCTGCATTAGGGTAGTGCTTGGCAAGTTTTACACCTTCTACTAAGCGCGTTAGCGCACAATTACCTAATTGATTATTTGCACTGAGTGTTGGGTTTGGGTTTATGCCGCAACCTAGGGCGTGTTGACCTTTCGTGATTAATTTTGCAGCCGTATGTTTGGCATTTAGGCAAGGCAGCGACTATGTGATGTGGTTATTCCCCATAAATAGGCGATAACACAGCATAAATGCCAAACATGCGCTGCCCTTTGGGTTCTTTCTAGGGACGATTAACTCTTTGTTGCTCGGTTTTTACTTAGCCCACTAGGTTACAACCTCGCGCCGCGATTAAATCACCCCTAGATTGAACAAATTTCAATCCACAAAGGTCAACACGCCCTAGTACACTATTTTGTCTATTTTTGGATGCTTTAGGGTGTCAAATGCAAGCGACGCAGGTTCATTATTTTGGATAATTAGATTGGCGATAAAGGGTGTGCTCAATGCAAGTAATACAATTAAACTTAAAGTAGATAAGAAGAGAGCTGATTTGCGGCCTTTAAATGCGAGTAGGAGCATCAGGCACGCAAATAAACCAAATAGAGGTAGTGGCATAAGTAAGCCACCAATCATTTTTTTAATAACAAACATAAGAGTTAAACGCTGTAGGGTTAATTACAGCGATATTACTTATTATATTGATGATTATCGACCGTTATTTAGCTTACACGTATTTAAAAAGTGACGATAAACAGGGTTATCTTTCATGTCTTTTTTCATCGCTAAATACATAGGGCGAGTAAGCCCAAGTGCTCCTAGCGGAATAGACTTAATTAAGCCTTGGCTTTCATAAGGGGTAACTAACCAATCAGGTAATGCAGCAACGCCCATCCCAGCACTCACTAATTGAAAAATAAGCAGCCCTTGATCCACCGTTTTTAACGTGCCGTCAAACCGTGCATTTTGAATGAAGTGTTTAAAAATATCTTGGCGTTCACGTGGAATAGGGTATGAAATAATGGTTTCGTTTTTTAAGTCAAGCGCGGTGACATAGGCCTTTTTTGCTAAATCGTGATCTGGAGCGACAATAAGTTTGAGTTTAAAGTCGAATAAATGGGCATATTCGAGTTTATCTGGCTCACGTATATCAGACGTCAAAACTAAGTCGAGTTCATCGCTTAATAAGTCAGGAATAGCGTCATAACTAAATCCGCGTTCGTAATCAATTTTTATATCGGGCCAAAAGTTATTAAATTCTTTTATTGTTGGTAGTAACCAATGAAAACACGCATGGCATTCTACGCTCAAGCTAAGTTGAGAAATCGGCTGGTTTAAACTTTCTTTTAATCGGCACTTAGTTGCTTCTACCTTAGGCAGTATTTCGTGTGCAAGTTCAAGCAATAGCATGCCTTGTGGAGTGAATCGCACTGGCTGAGTTTTACGCTCGAACAATTGGCAATCTAATTTATTCTCTAAATCCTTGATTTGATGGGATAAAGCGGACTGTGTTAAAAATAGCTCTCGTGCTGTATTAACCAAGGAACCGGTTTCTTTTAGTGTTGCAATGGTTTTTAAATGTTTAATGCCAATCATCTTTAAAAATTCTCATGGGGAAAAGTAAATACAGCTCAGATTAACTACATACTACCTCTATATAAAATGCGTTTCAACGTCTAGATGGCTAAATGAGGGGGTTTTTATTATAAATAGATTAAATATTTAAAAAATTAATTTTTTACGTAATTAAAAAACCGATTTGAACAGTTGTAGATGAGTTTACCTCATGTTTGATTTGAAAATATATCTGTTATGGAATAGCTTGCTTTAACTTGATTTTTAACTATCTAAACAATTATTTGAGTACCTGTCATTGCAACGATTACACAATTTTAGTACCTCTCTTGTCGGTAAAAAATGTATCAAGTGAAAAACTAAAATAGTAAGTAACCTGCACTTCGATTAAAATATTTACTACCCAGAGTTCAGCTTAAGTAATACCGCCAGTGATTTACAAGCTGGCACTTTATAGCGGCTTATCGATAAGTGCTATAGCCTCTTTTGCTGTGACAGGTTTAGATTTTAAAAAGCCTTGGCCAAAATCACATTGTGTTGTTTGCAATATAGCTAACTGCTCGGCAGTCTCAATTCCTTCAGCAACGACGGCAAGCTTTAACGATTGTGCCAGCGATAAAATGGCTTCTACTAAAGGATTGGTTGAATCTTGAAGGTGATCTATAAAGCTTTTATCTATTTTTAGAACATGAATAGGCAGTTGATGCAGGTAACCTAATGCGGAATAACCAGTCCCAAAATCATCTAAGCATAATCTTACTTTTAAAGGAGATAAACCTTCAATAATTTGAGTGGCTAGCGCTAAGTTTTCGATTAAGCCAGACTCTGTAATTTCTAAGCACAGAGAGCCTAAAGGAAGTTGATATTTATTGTATATAGCATGAATTTGCGCGACGAAATCAAGGCTTGCAAAATGACGAGATGATACGTTAACGGTAATTTTTAAAAAGCGATACCCTTGCTGATGCCAATCTGAAATGTGTTGCGCAGCTAAATCAAGTAGGTGTAAATCAAGATTTATAATTTGGCCAGTGGTTTCAGCGATCGGAATAAAGTCATTAGGTGAAACGAAGCCTTTATTAGGATGATGCCAGCGAACTAAAGCCTCAAAACCAACAATGTCGCCAGTAGAAATAGTGAAGATAGGTTGAAAATAAAGTTCAAACTCGTTGTGTTCAATTGCGTGCTGTAAGTCATTTTCTATATCTGCATGCGTTTTAAGTTTTTTTCGCATGGTATTATTAAAAAACTTAACTTGCCCACGGCCAGTCGATTTAGCTTCGTACATGGCTGCATCGGATTGTTGTAAGAGCACATAGGCTTCATCATCGACTTTATCACTATATGCGATACCGATACTGGTTGATGCTTGTAATAAATGCCCATCGACATTGAGTGGTTTTGAAAGAACGGTTTGGATGCGCCTTAGTGCTTCGTTGACTTGATTTTTATGGGTAATATTTTCCATGAAAATGGCAAATTCATCGCCGCCTAAACGTGCAAATGTATCAGTACTGCGTACCGTACTTTTGATCAACTCGCATATTTTAATTAAGAAATGGTCACCGACTTCATGACCCAGAGAATCATTAATGCTCTTAAATCGGTCAAAATCCAAGTACATAAGTGCATGACAAGTTCCTTTTTTTGCCCTTGCTAAGCGCAATGTAGCATGTTTAATTCTTTCTATTAATAATGATCTGTTGGCAAGTCCTGTAAGTTCATCATGTAGGGCTCGGTGTTCAAGTTCTTGGCGAGTTAATTGTCTGTCAAGCGCCATACTGATTTGACGACTGACGTAAGTTAACAGCGCACCGTCGTGTTCATTGTACTGTAAGTTACTATCATAGCTTTGAATAACAATAACACCACTGATCCGCTCGTTCGTTTTAAACTGAACCCCAAGCCAAGATTCAGATTGCCTGCCAACCATTTTAAAATGGCCTTGCTCAATGTGCTGCATATATTGTTGTTTATCTAGAAGCAGCGTCTGTTCATTTTGTAGTAAGTAATATGAAGCGGTGTCTTTTAATTGATTCTTTGCTATTTTTTGGTGGGTGTTGGTATGGATACCTTCTTCAACAATATAAACTATATCAAGAATGTCGATCTGTTTATCATAGAGCCCAATGAAAAAATTATCTGCTCTTAAAAGACTATTAATAATATTGTGTAAGGACTCAAAAAAAACATCTAAATTACTGGCTTCGTAAGTCAAGTTAGCAATTTGTAAAAGGCTGTTTTCTAATTTTTGTGCGTCATTTAATTGGACGACTGTTTTTTGTAAGCTACTAACGGTATTGACTTGATTAATTTTAGCACTGAGCAGATGCGCAACAGTTGTTAATATTTCAAGGTGAGCATTTGTGAAATAATCTTTTATTGGGTGTTCACAGTCTATGACACCTAAAATACGCTCTTTGTATATAAGTGGTACGCATAGTTCTGATTGGGCAGGGCGCTCATCTGCGATATAACGGTTATCTGCACTTACATCACCGAGTATAATAGCTTCCCCATTTGTGGCAACAAAGCCTGTGATCCCTTCGTTAAAATTAATTTTTTTTCTTTGAGCTCGGTATTTATATCGCTCGTCATCGATACCTATAGAAGCAACTTGATTTAATGTACGCGTTGATTCATCTGCAAGATAAATAACACAGTCAACAAAACCGAGTCTATTTACCACTTCTGTGGTGACGCATTTAAACAACTCTTCAAGAGTATCAAGCTGCAACAAGCTTGATGAAAACTGGTTAATTATACTCAGCTGTTCAGTTTTAATTTCAAGCGCTTTATTTGTATCGATTTTGTTCGACATAGGCAATTAGTATTTTTCTTATTATGTGTTAATTCAGGAACTAATTTAACTTAATATTAACGATTCTACAAAATATAACGCTGAATGTTTTTTGGTGACTGTAAACCTTAGTCATTATTCCTCGCTGTATCTTGAATTATGGGAAAGAGGCTGGCCAGTTTAACTGATTATTTTTTAATAAAATCTTTACTCGAAAACATCAAATGCCTATGATCGGATAAATTCAGCCGTGGAACAAGATGATGACAAGTAATAACACAAGTTCAGTAACAACATTAACGATCACTCGCCCTGATGATTGGCATGTCCATTTACGTGATGGCGATCAGCTAGAGGATACCGTGCGCGATATTAGTCGCTATATGGGTCGCGCCATTGTTATGCCAAATTTAGTTCCACCGGCTACGTGTACTGATACTGCACTTTCATACAAAAAGCGTATTATGGCAGTTAAACCACAAGGTAATTTTGAGCCATTAATGGTGTTGTACCTCACTGATAAAACAACACCTGAAGAAATAAAAAAAGCAAAAGCAACTTCTCAGATAGTTGCAGCTAAGTTATATCCTGCTGGTGCGACAACTAACTCTGATTCGGGTGTTACGTCAGTTAAAAATATTTACCCAGTGCTAAAAGCAATGCAAGAAGTGGGTATGCTTTTATTAGTTCACGGTGAAGTAACCGATTCTTCTATCGATATTTTTGATCGTGAAAAAGTATTTTTAGAAACAGTTCTTGGAGATGTTGTAAGTGATTTTCCTGAACTTAAAATTGTTCTAGAACATATTACAACCAAAGATGCAGTAGAGTTTGTAATAAATGCACCAGCTAATGTTGCTGCAACAATCACAGCGCATCATTTACTTTATAACCGTAATCACATGCTAGCGGGTGGGATCCGTCCTCATTACTATTGTTTACCGATATTGAAACGAAATATTCATCAGCAAGCGTTGATGGCTGCTGCGATAAGTGGTAATAAAAAGTTTTTTCTAGGAACAGATTCAGCTCCGCATTATAAAGATAAAAAAGAGGCTGCTTGTGGCTGTGCTGGCGCATATACCGCACATGCGGCAATTGAGCTCTATGCAGAAGCATTTGAAGACGCAAATGCATTAGATATGCTAGAAGGTTTTGCAAGTCACTTTGGCCCTGATTTTTATGAGTTACCAAGAAATACAGATACCATTACATTAGAAAAAAAACCGTGGAAAGTACCCGCGAGCTACTCTTTAGGTGACGCTGAAGTTGTACCTATTAAAGCTGAAGATACGATTAATTGGTCAGTTGAATAATTAATCGAGGTCAACGGCCACTTGGCCAATGGTTTTTGAAAAGAATAAAATAAGGCTATTTTTTACGTTATAGTTAAATATTTTAATAGTAATTAACTATAACCCACCTTACTTTTGCTTGCAAAATAGCCATTTAAATATGTTTCAAAGCAAGAACCTATTTATAATAAATATTTTTCAATTAATAGAGCGAAAAAAAAAATAATGTGTTAGTCTTATATTGCTTTGAGTTTTTATGTATTGAATTTACGGATATTGTGCTGCGTTTAAGGTTACCGGTTAGGTTATTACTTGTTCCTGTACTGTACCTCCATATTTTTGAGCATGACTCAGGGAGGATATTGCCATAATTATATGGCTGAATTTTAATTATTGACTTACAGGAAAATTTAGTATGTCGGTTACTGGTAAAGTAAAGTTTTTCAACGAAGCTAAAGGCTTTGGTTTCATTGAACAAGAAAATGGCCCTGACGTGTTTGTACATTTCAGCGCAATCACTGGTTCTGGTTTTCGCACTCTTAGCGAAGGTCAAGCAGTGACATTCAGCATCAAGCAAGGTCAAAAAGGCCCTGAAGCTGAGAACGTAGAAGCAGCATAATTTATTATGTGAACCTTCGTTCATCTTGGTGAAACAGTTATCTGTTTCACCATAATTCCCCTTCTTAATATTCCTTATTATCTTATTTTAAAGCCATTAAACATTTTTCAATATACTTCTCTTATGCCTATAAAATCGTCTAACATTTTTTAGCAGCATTGCATTGTACTCAATTCAATATTTACAAAGTTACTCACAAAATCATCCGAGTAAGCAAAGTAAGATTTGAAATATAATAACTTTATTCTTATACGATCATTTTAGTGAATTAAGTAATACCAAACTGCATAAATCTTTGATCAATTTAACGAATTAAATTGCACTATAACGTCGTTAAAAATTTTGTATTTAGAACAACTAGATATAAAAATTTTTGCCTAGTTCTAGCGTAATTTTCTTAACATTAAATAGACCCCATATATAAGCAGATTGGTTGAAAATTGCTCATGATAGAACAACTATATATTGTAATTTTGTCTTGTTATTAACTATTCCTTTATATCTTTTTTATCAGGTAGTTCTTTATTCATTATTTAGCCTAAACTCTGCTTACTAAGTTTATTAACATACCTATTAAAAATATCCTTGGTACTTTTTAATAGGTGATTTTTAGAGATAGTAAAGCGAATTCACGTGTCAATAGTTAGCCACTTGAGAGAGGTTTATTATTCAAGCTTGAGTTTATTTACTCCTTGTATAATCCTAAGTGCTAGGCTTCATATTGAGTGTGGGTATGTGAATGGATAAAAAATATCTGAGAGATGTTTTATTGTGCGATAGAGTGTTCATTTTTTAAGATAAAAGGTTTTAAATGAGTAAAAAAGTGAAGATATTGTCTGAAAGATAACTTTTTTAATATATGCGTATATTTATTTTTGTTTTTTTTTAGTTAAAATTCAGTTTTATCTAAATGTTGCATTTATGTTTTTTTTTATGAAGGTAATTAATATGAACATACCTGTTCAAAGGCTTTAGTCGCAATGTTAGTGAAGTTGTTGGTTATAATAATGTTAATATTTAAGTGTTAATACTTTAATGTAGCCTTGAGGTGGGATATTTATTTACGTTGATTGGTAAACATCAAGTTGACAGCGCTTA contains:
- a CDS encoding cold-shock protein; the encoded protein is MSVTGKVKFFNEAKGFGFIEQENGPDVFVHFSAITGSGFRTLSEGQAVTFSIKQGQKGPEAENVEAA
- a CDS encoding bifunctional diguanylate cyclase/phosphodiesterase, which produces MSNKIDTNKALEIKTEQLSIINQFSSSLLQLDTLEELFKCVTTEVVNRLGFVDCVIYLADESTRTLNQVASIGIDDERYKYRAQRKKINFNEGITGFVATNGEAIILGDVSADNRYIADERPAQSELCVPLIYKERILGVIDCEHPIKDYFTNAHLEILTTVAHLLSAKINQVNTVSSLQKTVVQLNDAQKLENSLLQIANLTYEASNLDVFFESLHNIINSLLRADNFFIGLYDKQIDILDIVYIVEEGIHTNTHQKIAKNQLKDTASYYLLQNEQTLLLDKQQYMQHIEQGHFKMVGRQSESWLGVQFKTNERISGVIVIQSYDSNLQYNEHDGALLTYVSRQISMALDRQLTRQELEHRALHDELTGLANRSLLIERIKHATLRLARAKKGTCHALMYLDFDRFKSINDSLGHEVGDHFLIKICELIKSTVRSTDTFARLGGDEFAIFMENITHKNQVNEALRRIQTVLSKPLNVDGHLLQASTSIGIAYSDKVDDEAYVLLQQSDAAMYEAKSTGRGQVKFFNNTMRKKLKTHADIENDLQHAIEHNEFELYFQPIFTISTGDIVGFEALVRWHHPNKGFVSPNDFIPIAETTGQIINLDLHLLDLAAQHISDWHQQGYRFLKITVNVSSRHFASLDFVAQIHAIYNKYQLPLGSLCLEITESGLIENLALATQIIEGLSPLKVRLCLDDFGTGYSALGYLHQLPIHVLKIDKSFIDHLQDSTNPLVEAILSLAQSLKLAVVAEGIETAEQLAILQTTQCDFGQGFLKSKPVTAKEAIALIDKPL
- a CDS encoding LysR family transcriptional regulator, giving the protein MIGIKHLKTIATLKETGSLVNTARELFLTQSALSHQIKDLENKLDCQLFERKTQPVRFTPQGMLLLELAHEILPKVEATKCRLKESLNQPISQLSLSVECHACFHWLLPTIKEFNNFWPDIKIDYERGFSYDAIPDLLSDELDLVLTSDIREPDKLEYAHLFDFKLKLIVAPDHDLAKKAYVTALDLKNETIISYPIPRERQDIFKHFIQNARFDGTLKTVDQGLLIFQLVSAGMGVAALPDWLVTPYESQGLIKSIPLGALGLTRPMYLAMKKDMKDNPVYRHFLNTCKLNNGR
- the pyrC gene encoding dihydroorotase, with product MTSNNTSSVTTLTITRPDDWHVHLRDGDQLEDTVRDISRYMGRAIVMPNLVPPATCTDTALSYKKRIMAVKPQGNFEPLMVLYLTDKTTPEEIKKAKATSQIVAAKLYPAGATTNSDSGVTSVKNIYPVLKAMQEVGMLLLVHGEVTDSSIDIFDREKVFLETVLGDVVSDFPELKIVLEHITTKDAVEFVINAPANVAATITAHHLLYNRNHMLAGGIRPHYYCLPILKRNIHQQALMAAAISGNKKFFLGTDSAPHYKDKKEAACGCAGAYTAHAAIELYAEAFEDANALDMLEGFASHFGPDFYELPRNTDTITLEKKPWKVPASYSLGDAEVVPIKAEDTINWSVE
- a CDS encoding Nif3-like dinuclear metal center hexameric protein, with the translated sequence MQRREFNQLLNDILKPHTIKDFCPNGLQVEGKNEIKKIVTGVTASQALIDAAIAQKADAILVHHGYFWKGESQPITGIKKRRIGALLANDINLFAYHLPLDVHPEIGNNAQLAKLLDIEIEAGLEPIVNSVAMKGHLKTPLSGEEFAKKIAKVLNRTPLTSLVRAAKIESIALCTGGGQGYIDLAADQGIDAYLTGEASEQTIHSSREQNIDFFAAGHHATERYGVKALGELLAQEHGFDVTFIDIDNPV